ATTAATATATCCGGAAAAGCTCCTGGACTCTTTCTTTGAAAAATTTTAGTTTTTATGTTTATTTGCCTTTTCCGGCAGTTTCTCCTCTTACGACAAGTACAGCCTTTTTCGAATGCCTCATCACATTTTCAGCCACACTTCCAAGCAGGAATCTTTGAATTCCAGTTCTTCCAAGTGTACCCGTAACAATAAGGTCAATATCATTTTCTTCAGCAAATTCGACAATCTCATTCGCAGGATTTCCTTCCAGAAGTACGGATTCGACATTAACATTTTCAGCTTTCGCTAGGTTTTCGACATAAGTGATCGCTTCCCTGCCTTCTGCCCTGAAATAATCGAGAGCGATTTTCTCCCATCCTACATTCCCGGGATAAGTTATCGAAGGTACTCCATAGTTGATCACATACACAGCGTACAATTTTGCTCCGCTTATTTTTGCGATTTTAACTGCTGTTTCGACTGCTTTTCTAACATTTTCCGAACCGTCAGTTGCAACCATTATTTTCCTGTAAATATTACTTGTCATGCCTGATTCCCTGTTTTTAAGTTCCCCATTTAATAGGAAATGCTACTTTAATACTCTTATTTAGGAAAGGAACGATGGTGCAACTCCGTTGTCTAGAGCAGAATGCACCAGTCCATTTAGTTTATTTTAAGAGTTCCTGAGCCTTTCCAAGTTATTTCATCTTTTAACTCTCTTCCGTCTCGAACAAAGTAAGGGCATGTGTTGGACAGGTTTCTACACAGGCAGGCATATCCCTGCCTTCACAGAGATCACATTTTATTCCTGCTTCAGCTTGCCTGTTGATAATTCCGCGATTTGATAACATGGAACTGGTCCAGCAGCCCATAACGAGAATCATATTGTACAGAGAAATGAAACGGGGGCATACTGTAGAACAGATCCAGCAGTTTACACAGCATTCAGGGTTATGAGTTACTGTGCTGGTAATCTCATCCTGGCAGAGGGCATTTGTAGGACAAGCCGAAACACAGGGAGCATCCTTACAATGGCGGCAGGTAATGGGTAGAGAGGTTTCAAGGTCAGGGACGTACTCTAGATTAATGCGTTTTTTGGGAGCTGGCTTTTCTCCTATAGCCGAAAAAAGATTCTTGCTCTCGGAATGTGCAACTGCACAGGCAATCTCACAGGAGCGACAGCCCAGACAGCGTTCGGGCTGAATCATTATGTCTCTCATTGTAAATCATCTCTCTGAGGTCAGGCCCATTGCCTTTCTTTTCCCTGTAATCAAACCCAATGCCTCTCTTTTTCCGTCAATGTGCTCAAGCATCAGACCCGCCGCTTTGATGGGATCGGGTTCAACCGCAAAACTTGCTCCGACCACATCGTTTAAGCCTTCTGTCAGAAGGGACGTAACAGCCTGGCTTCCGAGCACTGCCGGAACAGTACCGAGAACGGTGTATACACCTGATGAAACAACATAAGCCCCGATACTAACTGCCTTTTCGCTCATCCATTCTGGAGCCGCTCCCGCTGCCGGGAGGTCACTTATATCTACACCCAGGCGGTTTGCAAGCGCAGATGAAAGCACAAGGATACGGCTGATATCAACACAGGAGCCCATGTGCAGGACCGGAGGTATGCCAAGGGCTTTACATACAGCTTTCAACCCGTCGCCCGCAAGTTCGGAAGCCTCAGGCAAAAGCAGACCTGCCTCAGCACAGGCAATTGCATTGCAGCCAGTTGTTACCACGAGCACGTTGTTTTTGATTAGTTCCTTAACAAGATTAACATGCCCGTAATTATGCTTCACTTTTACATTGTTGCAGCCGACAACAGCCCCGACTCCTCGAATTGCCCCACTTTTTATCGCCTCAATGAGAGGATCTGGAGTTCCTCCAAGCGCATTCAGGATGGCTTCAACACTGAAACC
The Methanosarcina thermophila TM-1 genome window above contains:
- a CDS encoding universal stress protein; the encoded protein is MTSNIYRKIMVATDGSENVRKAVETAVKIAKISGAKLYAVYVINYGVPSITYPGNVGWEKIALDYFRAEGREAITYVENLAKAENVNVESVLLEGNPANEIVEFAEENDIDLIVTGTLGRTGIQRFLLGSVAENVMRHSKKAVLVVRGETAGKGK
- a CDS encoding 4Fe-4S dicluster domain-containing protein; protein product: MRDIMIQPERCLGCRSCEIACAVAHSESKNLFSAIGEKPAPKKRINLEYVPDLETSLPITCRHCKDAPCVSACPTNALCQDEITSTVTHNPECCVNCWICSTVCPRFISLYNMILVMGCWTSSMLSNRGIINRQAEAGIKCDLCEGRDMPACVETCPTHALTLFETEES